One Calliopsis andreniformis isolate RMS-2024a chromosome 9, iyCalAndr_principal, whole genome shotgun sequence genomic window carries:
- the LOC143184172 gene encoding uncharacterized protein LOC143184172: MKRCSSAPCLANENNDNKKMKSIEEPNAREYLQLALARVLELQREIKEGTYTTKLFSGESSSEEDLSKEVLRKVFENLPGTPDSVGTIINRISRSKNSQLDAIHGKKIQLLGYDTCRRSAIEFMKNVVRETKRDVPLKTPQSGFRLGTYSRKEPQVAHRRTGLLKNSRKNDDNFSYDKEIRDRMLKSLDLHLAKKQKDYTAKLMRSGI, translated from the exons ATGAAAAGGTGTTCATCG GCACCCTGTTTGGCGAATGAAAACAATGATAACAAGAAGATGAAGTCGATCGAG GAGCCAAATGCCAGAGAATATTTGCAATTGGCGTTGGCCAGAGTGCTAGAGCTCCAGCGAGAGATCAAAGAAGGAACGTACACAAC GAAATTGTTCTCAGGTGAATCCAGTAGCGAAGAAGACTTGTCAAAGGAGGTTCTTCGAAAAGTGTTTGAAAATTTGCCTGGCACACCTGATTCAGTTGGGACTatcatcaatagaatttcaAGGTCGAAGAATTCTCAGTTAGACGCAATTCATGGTAAAAAAATTCAGCTTTTGGGCTATGATACTTGCCGTAGATCTGCGATCGAGTTCATGAAGAATGTAGTTCGCGAAACAAAAAGAGACGTACCGTTGAAAACTCCTCAATCTGGTTTTCGACTGGGTACGTATTCCAGAAAGGAGCCTCAAGTCGCACATCGCAGAACTGGTTTGCTGAAAAACTCCCGTAAAAATGATGATAACTTTTCTTATGACAAAGAAATTCGCGACAGAATGCTGAAAAGCTTGGATCTCCACTTAGCTAAAAAACAAAAGGATTACACTGCCAAATTGATGAGATCTGGGATATAA
- the LOC143183102 gene encoding neuropeptide CCHamide-1 receptor-like, whose protein sequence is MFKAHTTIAPLSISWVTGPSGSILASGIASTASIDSLYGMIDQTMLNDTEDEEEEYTPYEDRPETYIVPVVFLLILLIGLTGNGVLALTILRHSNMRNIPNIYVFSLALGDLLVIVTCVPFTFTVYILDSWPFGLVLCKVSECVKDISVGVSVFTLTALSADRFFAIVDPMRKIHTTGTGRRATRFTVIVATLIWLLAIVCAIPASFSYIRDFRVNRNVSFRACYPFPEEFGPNYPKTILVCRFFIYYAIPLTIIAFFYILMARHLMNSTRNIPGEMQSQIKQVKARKKVAKMVMAFVIVFAVCFFPQHVFMLWFYIHPTAEKDYNAFWHCFRILSFCLAFTNSCINPIALYCVSGTFRKYFDRYLLCCVPKRIRRRHRRSSDFSSRGRGQSTSLMSSRRYLGDSRRGKRSIIHLSFLGNDSRVSLPIKEQETTISLTACPNGVEENLKSHRNLTIEHHISQNCSSEIKD, encoded by the exons ATGTTTAAGGCCCACACGACCATTGCCCCATTGTCGATTTCATGGGTGACAGGACCCTCAGGGTCCATCCTGGCCTCAGGAATCGCTTCGACCGCGAGCATTGACAGCCTCTACGGTATGATCGATCAAACGATGTTGAATGACACGGAGGACGAAGAAGAGGAGTATACACCATATGAGGATCGACCAGAAACATACATAGTGCCGGTTGTGTTTCTGCTGATTCTACTGATCGGTCTGACCGGAAACGGTGTTCTTGCGCTTACCATTTTGCGGCACAGCAACATGAGGAACATCCCAAATATATACGTCTTTTCGCTGGCACTCGGCGACCTCCTG GTGATTGTGACTTGTGTGCCGTTCACCTTCACTGTTTATATTTTGGACTCGTGGCCTTTTGGACTCGTACTGTGCAAAGTTTCCGAGTGCGTCAAGGATATCTCAGTCGGTGTCTCAGTTTTCACTTTAACAGCCCTTTCGGCAGACAGATTCTTTGCTATCGTGGATCCAATGAGAAAGATTCACACTACGG GCACAGGAAGAAGAGCCACACGATTTACGGTAATCGTCGCTACGTTGATTTGGCTTTTAGCCATCGTGTGCGCAATCCCCGCTTCCTTCTCTTATATCAGAGATTTCAGAGTGAACAGGAATGTGAGCTTTCGC GCTTGCTACCCTTTTCCGGAAGAATTCGGGCCAAATTATCCTAAGACTATCTTGGTCTGTCGCTTTTTTATATATTACGCTATACCACTGACCATCATTGCTTTTTTCTACATTTTGATGGCTAGACATCTGATGAACAGCACCAGGAACATACCTGGAGAGATGCAAAGTCAG ATAAAACAAGTAAAGGCACGGAAAAAGGTGGCCAAGATGGTAATGGCGTTCGTGATAGTGTTTGCAGTGTGTTTCTTCCCTCAACACGTATTTATGCTGTGGTTTTACATTCATCCCACCGCCGAAAAGGATTACAATGCATTTTGGCATTGTTTTCGGATCCTTAGTTTTTGTCTGGCATTCACCAACAGTTGCATCAATCCCATCGCTTTATACTGTGTTAGCGGGACGTTCAGAAAATATTTTGACAG ATATCTCCTTTGCTGTGTACCGAAGAGAATCCGCAGGCGACATCGTCGCTCATCCGATTTCAGTTCTCGAGGGCGAGGTCAAAGTACCTCGTTAATGAGTTCCAGAAGATACTTAGGCGACTCTCGTCGGGGAAAACGAAGCATCATACATCTATCTTTTCTTGGCAACGACAGTAGGGTCAGTCTTCCGATCAAAGAACAGGAGACGACCATTAGTCTAACCGCATGTCCGAACGGCGTAGAAGAAAATCTCAAAAGTCATCGGAACTTAACGATAGAACATCACATTAGCCAAAACTGCTCCTcagagattaaggactga
- the LOC143183055 gene encoding neuropeptide CCHamide-2 receptor-like, protein MMIVNASTFPSVIGNNDEDIYVPYDQRPETYIVPVVFLLILVVGVTGNGILVLTLLRHANMRNIPNTYVLSLALGDLLVIVTCVPFTSILYTIESWPWGLIVCKLSECAKDISIGVSVFTLTALSAERYCAIVNPIRRHVAGLSAKPLTILAASLIWVLAIVLAMPAALFSYVPTVPLRGNHSILICSPFPKEFGETYQRGMVMFKFLAYYAIPLCVIAVFYLGMARHLELSTRNMPGELSSGGHHIEQIRARKKVGKMVIAFVIIFIVCFLPYHTFMLWFHFCPSSQDDYDDFWHAFRIIGFCLSFVNSCVNPIALYFVSGTFRKRFNEYLCCRLSRRTLNVCRTETIDSGQRNDHRRQSLSQRRRIVAQGSLCETNFGSTSRKHTKEFNLTASYELASEETTRQS, encoded by the exons ATGATGATAGTGAACGCATCGACGTTTCCCAGCGTGATCGGAAACAATGACGAGGATATCTACGTTCCATACGACCAGCGACCGGAAACGTATATCGTACCAgtggtatttttattaattttagtgGTGGGTGTAACTGGAAATGGAATTCTCGTACTTACTCTGTTGCGTCATGCCAACATGAGAAATATTCCAAATACTTACGTCCTATCTTTGGCTTTGGGAGATCTCTTG GTGATCGTAACATGTGTACCGTTCACATCGATTCTCTACACGATCGAATCATGGCCGTGGGGTCTAATAGTTTGCAAATTATCGGAGTGCGCCAAGGATATTTCGATCGGTGTCTCAGTTTTCACTCTGACCGCGTTATCAGCCGAGAG ATACTGTGCAATTGTGAATCCTATTCGTCGCCACGTAGCCGGCCTGAGCGCAAAACCATTAACAATACTGGCAGCCTCCCTTATTTGGGTGCTGGCGATTGTTCTGGCAATGCCAGCTGCTCTCTTCTCTTATGTGCCGACTGTACCACTGCGGGGTAACCACAGCATTCTGATTTGCAGTCCTTTCCCCAAAGAATTTG GGGAGACCTATCAGAGAGGGATGGTGATGTTCAAGTTTCTGGCTTACTACGCGATACCGCTTTGTGTGATAGCTGTATTCTATTTGGGAATGGCACGACATCTTGAACTGTCTACGCGAAATATGCCTGGGGAATTATCTAGCGGTGGCCATCACATAGAACAAATTAGGGCACGTAAAAAG GTCGGAAAGATGGTAATCGCCTTCGTGATTATCTTCATCGTTTGCTTCTTGCCGTATCACACATTCATGCTGTGGTTCCACTTTTGTCCTTCATCACAAGACGACTACGACGACTTCTGGCATGCCTTCAGGATCATTGGTTTCTGCCTTAGTTTCGTTAACAGTTGTGTCAATCCGATAGCTTTATACTTCGTCAGCGGAACATTTCGTAAAAG ATTCAACGAATATCTATGTTGTCGCTTGTCAAGAAGGACCTTAAACGTTTGTCGAACGGAAACCATAGATAGTGGGCAACGAAACGACCATCGTAGACAAAGCTTGTCGCAAAGAAGACGCATTGTCGCTCAAGGTAGTCTTTGCGAAACCAACTTTGGCTCTACTTCACGAAAGCATACTAAGGAATTCAATTTAACTGCTAGTTACGAGCTTGCAAGTGAAGAGACCACCAGACAGAGTTGA
- the LOC143184171 gene encoding 6-phosphofructo-2-kinase/fructose-2,6-bisphosphatase isoform X3: MCVIEPGKEKIAVRTPGIAKSPRKFAGVVIAMCGLPGRGKSQVAQCLSRRLNWNSDSAKVMRVSEYRRKRLEPYSEAMSQELFRPDHTANATLRAMAQRDAMHDCAAWLAAGNSVAILDATLVTRAQRAEVFDYFSGQLGYRVLFIECVCDDPVVLEQNFKEILRYSTDYLGMDPARAEEDLRLKIAHYVRSYEPMDEKTYPRVRINTATMDIETFKVSGHIESSVLGYLGSVTVKPHTLYFSRHGESEYNILGKVGGDAVLSARGERYAQALATKFNAMRIPDLRVLTSRLRRTIATARGVEAPQEHVAALNELHAGICEGLSYEEMQEHYPQEFAWRDQDKLRYRYPWGESYIDAMQRVEPVIAELQRSNNILVVSHQAVLRCIIGFFMDKKPEELPYMEVPLHTIIRVSSQGYNYKLDFYKLPIECVNTTRVKPKNCSADRTADDALLTVPAHFDIPDPWRNPGNGPTLVQQH; the protein is encoded by the exons ATGTGTGTGATTG AACCCGGTAAGGAGAAAATCGCGGTAAGGACACCGGGCATAGCGAAATCGCCGCGTAAATTCGCGGGGGTTGTCATCGCCATGTGTGGCTTACCAGGTCGTGGAAAAAGTCAAGTCGCCCAGTGCCTTTCGCGCAGGCTTAATTGGAATAGCGATTCCGCTAAAG TGATGAGGGTGAGCGAGTATCGAAGGAAAAGACTGGAACCGTACAGCGAAGCGATGTCGCAGGAGCTGTTTCGCCCGGATCACACAGCGAACGCAACACTGAGGGCCATGGCCCAAAGAGACGCGATGCACGATTGCGCCGCGTGGCTCGCAGCTGGGAATTCCGTAGCT ATACTGGACGCCACGCTGGTGACCCGAGCACAGCGCGCCGAGGTCTTCGACTATTTTTCCGGGCAGCTCGGTTACCGCGTCCTTTTCATCGAGTGCGTCTGCGACGATCCGGTTGTACTGGAGCAAAATTTCAAGGAGATATTACGGTACAGCACTGATTACCTCGGTATGGACCCAGCACGTGCCGAGGAGGATTTAAGGCTCAAAATAGCTCACTATGTTCGCTCGTACGAGCCCATGGACGAGAAGACTTATCCCAGAGTTCGTATCAACACCGCCACCATGGACATCGAGACCTTTAAAGTGTCCGGTCATATAGAGTCCAGCGTTCTTGGCTACCTTGGAAGCGTCACCGTTAAGCCTCATACTCTTTACTTCTCTCGG CACGGAGAAAGCGAGTACAACATCCTCGGTAAGGTTGGTGGCGATGCGGTGTTAAGTGCACGCGGTGAGAGATATGCACAAGCGTTGGCAACTAAATTCAACGCGATGAGAATTCCCGATCTTCGAGTATTGACAAGTCGTCTGCGAAGAACCATCGCAACTGCACGTGGAGTAGAGGCGCCGCAGGAACACGTTGCAGCGCTCAACGAACTCCACGCTGGAATTTGCGAGGGTCTTTCCTACGAAGAGATGCAAGAGCACTATCCACAG GAATTCGCATGGCGGGATCAGGATAAGTTGCGCTACCGCTATCCTTGGGGCGAGAGCTACATCGACGCGATGCAGCGCGTGGAGCCAGTGATTGCTGAATTGCAGAGATCGAACAACATTCTGGTGGTGTCACATCAAGCTGTACTCCGCTGCATCATCGGCTTCTTTATGGACAAAAAGCCAGAAGAGCTGCCCTACATGGAGGTTCCCTTACACACTATTATTCGCGTCAGTAGCCAGGGCTACAACTATAAATTAGACTTTTATAAGCTTCCCATCGAATGTGTGAACACGACCCGCGTCAAGCCGAAAAATTGTAGCGCGGATAGAACAGCGGACGATGCTCTGCTGACTGTTCCTGCGCATTTCGATATACCGGACCCCTGGAGAAATCCTGGTAATGGACCTACTCTTGTGCAGCAGCACTGA
- the LOC143184171 gene encoding 6-phosphofructo-2-kinase/fructose-2,6-bisphosphatase isoform X2: MCVIGKKSSRSFLSIDRLFKRFQETLIWTIEPGKEKIAVRTPGIAKSPRKFAGVVIAMCGLPGRGKSQVAQCLSRRLNWNSDSAKVMRVSEYRRKRLEPYSEAMSQELFRPDHTANATLRAMAQRDAMHDCAAWLAAGNSVAILDATLVTRAQRAEVFDYFSGQLGYRVLFIECVCDDPVVLEQNFKEILRYSTDYLGMDPARAEEDLRLKIAHYVRSYEPMDEKTYPRVRINTATMDIETFKVSGHIESSVLGYLGSVTVKPHTLYFSRHGESEYNILGKVGGDAVLSARGERYAQALATKFNAMRIPDLRVLTSRLRRTIATARGVEAPQEHVAALNELHAGICEGLSYEEMQEHYPQEFAWRDQDKLRYRYPWGESYIDAMQRVEPVIAELQRSNNILVVSHQAVLRCIIGFFMDKKPEELPYMEVPLHTIIRVSSQGYNYKLDFYKLPIECVNTTRVKPKNCSADRTADDALLTVPAHFDIPDPWRNPGNGPTLVQQH, from the exons ATGTGTGTGATTGGTAAGAAGAGTTCTCGTTCATTCTTGTCGATTGATCGATTGTTCAAGAGATTTCAAGAGACACTTATCTGGACAATAG AACCCGGTAAGGAGAAAATCGCGGTAAGGACACCGGGCATAGCGAAATCGCCGCGTAAATTCGCGGGGGTTGTCATCGCCATGTGTGGCTTACCAGGTCGTGGAAAAAGTCAAGTCGCCCAGTGCCTTTCGCGCAGGCTTAATTGGAATAGCGATTCCGCTAAAG TGATGAGGGTGAGCGAGTATCGAAGGAAAAGACTGGAACCGTACAGCGAAGCGATGTCGCAGGAGCTGTTTCGCCCGGATCACACAGCGAACGCAACACTGAGGGCCATGGCCCAAAGAGACGCGATGCACGATTGCGCCGCGTGGCTCGCAGCTGGGAATTCCGTAGCT ATACTGGACGCCACGCTGGTGACCCGAGCACAGCGCGCCGAGGTCTTCGACTATTTTTCCGGGCAGCTCGGTTACCGCGTCCTTTTCATCGAGTGCGTCTGCGACGATCCGGTTGTACTGGAGCAAAATTTCAAGGAGATATTACGGTACAGCACTGATTACCTCGGTATGGACCCAGCACGTGCCGAGGAGGATTTAAGGCTCAAAATAGCTCACTATGTTCGCTCGTACGAGCCCATGGACGAGAAGACTTATCCCAGAGTTCGTATCAACACCGCCACCATGGACATCGAGACCTTTAAAGTGTCCGGTCATATAGAGTCCAGCGTTCTTGGCTACCTTGGAAGCGTCACCGTTAAGCCTCATACTCTTTACTTCTCTCGG CACGGAGAAAGCGAGTACAACATCCTCGGTAAGGTTGGTGGCGATGCGGTGTTAAGTGCACGCGGTGAGAGATATGCACAAGCGTTGGCAACTAAATTCAACGCGATGAGAATTCCCGATCTTCGAGTATTGACAAGTCGTCTGCGAAGAACCATCGCAACTGCACGTGGAGTAGAGGCGCCGCAGGAACACGTTGCAGCGCTCAACGAACTCCACGCTGGAATTTGCGAGGGTCTTTCCTACGAAGAGATGCAAGAGCACTATCCACAG GAATTCGCATGGCGGGATCAGGATAAGTTGCGCTACCGCTATCCTTGGGGCGAGAGCTACATCGACGCGATGCAGCGCGTGGAGCCAGTGATTGCTGAATTGCAGAGATCGAACAACATTCTGGTGGTGTCACATCAAGCTGTACTCCGCTGCATCATCGGCTTCTTTATGGACAAAAAGCCAGAAGAGCTGCCCTACATGGAGGTTCCCTTACACACTATTATTCGCGTCAGTAGCCAGGGCTACAACTATAAATTAGACTTTTATAAGCTTCCCATCGAATGTGTGAACACGACCCGCGTCAAGCCGAAAAATTGTAGCGCGGATAGAACAGCGGACGATGCTCTGCTGACTGTTCCTGCGCATTTCGATATACCGGACCCCTGGAGAAATCCTGGTAATGGACCTACTCTTGTGCAGCAGCACTGA